The Trichoderma breve strain T069 chromosome 2, whole genome shotgun sequence DNA segment CTTCAATTGACTCCGAGATTCTCACATTCCTCTCGTCTGAAGTTTCCAGCAGCCCGAATCCCAAAACTTTTGATTCCGCGTGCCCCATCGCCTTGATGCACTATCGCGCATTCCTGCAGGCTGGTGTATGGATGCCTTGCACGGCTCCAGGCACCGCACGGCTCAGAACAGGCTGTCCCACTACAGCCACCATCAAACCTGTTGAAACGCCCGTGGCctgcccccccttttctcagCCCTTCTTTGCTCTGACTCGACGAACTTAGCAAGGATCCTTGGTCATCGGGCTGCGAATCCGCCTTGGCCTCTCAGAATGGTCGATACAAGTGCCGCCTGGCATCACGTGCTTTCGCAATCTTTTGGCGTTCACAGTGACGCACTGTGACTTTTACTGTACAGGACTAGACGCGAAATTAACCGAGTGGACGCGTTGTGTCATCTCATTATCACCAACCCTGCCTAGGCCGCCTCACTAACGGATCCGGGGGGTGTCCATAGGCAGACAACGCCTCCTATGGCTTGGGTCCGGTGTCGTATAAAACCATGGCGTTCCACCTCGCTTTATGCAAAAATTTCAGCATCGTCCGGCTCGGTGCCTTAGGTAAGTGAATCGATTTTACGGTGTGGTCGATTCATTCCGGactttcctctccttcacaCTTAATGGTTATGGGCAGATTGCACGGTTGATTGCATCTGCCGTTCATGACAATTGTGTCTTTCTTTAATTAATCTTTTTAATCACACCGTCTCCGACCGGGTCCACAATGTTCTCCAGGCGCTACGAAACCTCCAGCCGGAGCTTTTCCAAAGGCCACAAAGTGACTaaatccagctcttcctttAGCAAGGACAGCGGTATTACTAAAAAGCGCCATGAATCTCGCCACCGGAGACCAGCTACGGCTTCGTCCGCAACTGCCAGTGAGGACACCATCATGACAAGGTAAGTCATCCTCTATCGTGCAACCCAAAGAGTGTCTACTAATGCCACCACTAGCAACCTGAGCTCTTCTGTTGTGACCCTCGTTGTCGGTGCCGAGCAGAGACTTTTCGCCGCGCACGAAAACGTCCTCTCTTCGAGCCCCTTTTTCGACAACGCCCTGCGAAAACTCTACACCGACCCCTCTGCCAAGAGAATCTCTCTTCCGGACGAAGAGCCCGAGATTTTCAGCTCGGTGCTGGAGTACATGTATAAAGGGGACTACTATCCCCGCTTGGTGCACAACAAGCGGCGGGATTCCTGGGAACTAGAGGCCCCCGGGAATGACGATGATAGAAGGACGGCAGAAAGTACAGTCTACCATCGTGGCGTTGACGGTGACCTACTCAAGGACACTGTCATCTACTGTGCTGCTGAGCGGTATGGCCTAGATGAGTTGAAGAAACTGGCTCTGCGCAAGCAAGGTCTTCGTAAGTTCTCTTGTTAGCACATTGTTCGTCCTGTCCTACTCCTGACACAAAGTAGAATCCGGCATTCAGTGCAGCACCATCTTGGCCTCTGCAAGATATGCATATGCCAACACCCCTGACAGCGACTCAAAGCTGCGAGCCCATTACTTGGCTCTGATCATTCGATCTCGTAGCACATTCAAGCGAAGTGGCACAATGCAGCTCGAAATGTTCAATGGAGGCACTCCGCTCTTCTTTGACCTCTTTGTGGCCCTCTGCAACCACGTCGATGATATTTCATCTACACAGTAGGTCTTTCTTATCtgttatttcttttaattaCTAGTACGTGATTAACAGTCAAGAAGAAATACCCCACGATCTACCCGCCACATGTAATGTCTTAAGCTCGTCTCTATAAGAGCCAATTTCCTTTCCTATGTCACCCACCAAAATGACCACACCAGCCCGataacaaaaacaaacagtCGCGGCGCTTTTATGGAATCATGTTTTCTTTATGcagttattttttttttcacgaCTATTCCCCCACGTCATCTCTTGTATCATTATGTCTCTGCTTTTTTCAGCCGCCACACCCAGCGGCTTGTTTGTTTTATCTCATTTGTCAACTCTTGAAGATTTATGGCACTATCTGAAATTACGATGATTTGGTATTTATGGACGGGGGATCACGTATTATTCTGAACGAGCTGAGATTGAACTATAAGGTTAGCTCGTATCTATAAAAGGGATTGAGGCTCACAAGAGTCGCTGTATTCGTTGTGTTAGAGCTATATACCGAGCTTGTATTAAAAATAAGTTACTTCTTTTGTTTAGCAAAAACTTACACTCCAAGTCACACAGCTGTTGAGTTGAAGCTGGCATCATCCCTTGATTTGGTAAAGAACTTTGAAGTAAAATGGTAATATATCGGATCATGTGCCATGGCCTCATTCGttcctcatcatcgaacCGCGCACCCTTCGGACATCCCAGTCAGATCCCTAAACTTTCCGGGCAATGAGTCATTAGCTTAATGCAAAAATACTCAGGCAAACATCAGGTGTGGTAGCAGCGAAGGTGTACATGTGCACGCAAGAGTCTCAGTGAGCCAACCAAGCGGCGAGGCTGTtggatgaagcagccacTAGGAGAAGGCCGTATTCACGGATATCTTGGCTATCTAATATGTTATGCGTGCTGTAGTACTTCGGGTGTAGGTATGGCTAGTGGGTAGCGAAACATGTGCGCGCACTTAAACCTTTTTCTGAGAATAATAGGCTGCAAGATGCCTCTCGCGTATGAAGCTACGAGGCTAGAATGATTCTGAGTTTCATTAAACGACTATGATCATCATCTGATACCACCTTCGGTCTCATTTAGACGCCTGTCCCCGGGAAAGCGCCTTTCTTGGATAACACTACGATGCCTCGTTCGCGGGCAATATAGCCTTTCATCAGATCCTAGTTATCGACGTCAGCAACCATGCTCGGATGATAAATGCAAATAAACGCAATCAGAGAGTCTGAACCATACCTTGTAGATCATATTTGCTATCAAGCATTCGACTTCATCAGTGTCAACCAACTCTCCACCGCTCCCCATACAAATAGCTGCGCGGAATTCTGCCACTGGTACTCGTGTGCGGCGTACTGGAGTGGTTTCTCCCTCTTTGAGCTCGTCAAACCCTCCCGCGATGAAGACTTTGCGTAACAAGTTGCGCAAGGCAATGTCACGACCACGTTCAAGCGTCAGGTAAATGCGCCTCTTGACAAATTCATCCTCACCTTCTTGTAGTGCGAGGTCAAAGGCGCGAAGATCACCGCTTCTGATGCATTGGGCTAGGGGAAGGAAGAGCTTTTGTAGGCGCGGAAATGGCTCCAGAAGTGCTTTTGTGGGCAACACGTGGGTAGTGAGGAGGCGACATGGGATGAGATACGTAAGGATGCGCCTATAAATTGTTAATACTGCATTAGTTAAGTGACAAAATATTTCAACATACTCCAAATTTGGCAGTGCATCCTTGTTGCAGAGCTCCCATGCTTCGACAAGATGTTTCTCCGCCTGGAGTAGTGCCGTTAGTTATAAAAACGCCTCATGATAGAGAACTTCTTCTCACCTCGACATAATTTTCTTCGAGGAAAAATAAAACGCCCTCATAAAACTTGAAGGTGACCCTTTGTGACTTTGGAAACGCCGACAATGGTGGCATGTCTCCTCTGTATGCGCTCAACGTCTTTAAAATGGTTCGTGAGAGTGAGGCCGAGTTCAGCTTAAAGTATGTTTTGAACAGcaggttgatgatgaaatagaTGCCCCATTTCCTGGATTCTTCTAACGGCGCTCTAAACCTGAGTGTTAGAATCACACAACATGGGATTGAAGCAGGCCACAAACCTGTCATTGAGACAAAGTGTGAATATTCTTTTCAGATGCTGCTCGCAATCTCTCAGTTGGCCTTGTTTTTCGGTCTCTGGATCAAAGTCATCCTGCATAAGAGAGGCTCCTCCAGAGTTGTCACCGAGGTTGCGGCTGCGCTCCGCATCAGATTTGATGGCGAATAGTCTCAAGTATTTGCCGATCATGTAGAGACACGGGATTGTCCACGCTTCGAACCCAAAGTTATTATACCCCCGAATCAGTATGGATGTTAATTCTTTCCATGATTCATAGACTTTGGTCCACGTTGACTGTTCCAACGTTAGCAGCTAGGCACCCATGGTCTTTAGTATACAGCGTCACGTTATATAccttgccatcttctcctgcaACAATGTCCCCAACAGCATTCCAATATGCAGCATATACTTCGACCCAGCCTTTGATCTCCTCATGATCCAGACCTCGCTGGTGAGATGAGTTTGATTTGATCAAGTGTTTGATGTCGCCTTTGATCCTAGACGAATTGCTGCTCTTCAAAATCGACCTCAGTCGCTGGGGATTCTCTGGTGGGGAAATCGGTGAGAGCGTTGCTGCGAGCAAGTATCCATTCTGCTCTGCATGGGCTCTCGCAAAGCCCTTGAATAGCTCGTCCAtatcgatggagatgaaagCCCGAAATGGGCTTGAATGGTTAAATGCTGGTTCGCTCTCAGTTCCCGTCGAGTCAGAGAGCAAGTTGATTCTGTTTGAGGTAAGACAATTCTGGTCCGATTGAGATGGTGCAGTCTATAAGAAGAGATTGATACAGCTAAGAATGTCTATCCATACCACAAGGGAAGCTCCAACGCCTTACCACCCATCACAGGTAAAGGCATCAAGGTACGTACCGCTTAGCTCCAATGGTAGCTGAGGTAAGCAGAATCTGCGTGTGACTTTTCACGTGATGTGTTGCCGAACTCTTCTGGCGCTGTGGATCTGCTCTCAGCCAATCGCTGTGGAGGTTAAAGCCCTGCGACAAGTTTGGTGCTCAACCCTCCCCACTCACCCGCACACAAAAATTATCGCTGCATCACCTCTAACTTGACAATCTTCAAATTTCGCGATTTGTCGAACAGTCACAGTGAGTCGGAAGATTATCTTGTTCAGATATTGTACATACTAACGATCGTCCAGATGGGTAAGAATCCTCATTTACCAGTTCACCTTTCCGAGAATGCGCGTTGTTGGGAGGACATGATGCCGTCGAATTTCGCCGTAAAAATCAACAAAATCGCCATATGCCGAACTGGGATCTCGATTCAACCAATCGATTGAAAATTGATGATGCGGTGCCTGGAAGAGGGGGGACTGGACTTGACAGCCATCGTATTACGTCTGCGAAGAGCAAGGAGTTTTGCTATGGAAGATTTCTTCAAATCGAGACTCGACGACCCTGAGGAAACCCGGCAAATTTGGCACGAGACTACCGGCAGCGCGCATTCGACGGAACTCACTTCTCACAAACCTCTATGGCCTTGGATACTAACAACATGCAATCAGGTCGTCTTCAGGAGTACGAGGTCATTGGCCGCCACTTGCCCACCGAGGCCAACCCTACCCCGGCCATGTACCGGATGACCATCTTCGCCCCTAACGAGACGGTCGCCAAGTCCCGTTACTGGTACTTCTTGCGTGGTCTCAAGaaggtcaagaaggccaCCGGTGAGATCGTCAGCATCAAGGCGGTATGTGGTTTACCCAGTTCGAAAAGTCTGCAGGCGGAATAGCGACTGACGGCGAGGAAATTCTAGATCCACGAGAAGCACCCCGAGAAGGTCAAGAACTTCGGTATCTGGCTGCGATACGACTCTCGCTCTGGCACTCACAACATGTACAAGGAGTACAGAGAGCTGACCAGAACCGATGCCGTCGAGTCCCTGTACTCTGACATGGCTGCCCGCCACCGTGCCCGTTTCAGGTCCATCCACGTATGTCGAACACAAATCTGGTATAGATGTCGCTACTTGATTACTGACAATTTACCCAGATCCTCCGTGTTGTTGAGGTCGAGAAGACCGCCGACATCAAGCGCCCCTACATCAAGCAGCTGGTTTCCAAGAACCTGAAGTTCCCTCTCCCCCACCGCATCACCAAGACCAGCACCCAGAAGCTGTTCAGCGCGAAGCGACCATCCACTTTCGCTTAAGAATGTTATTGGTTTTGAGGACGGTTGGGCTAGGTTCTGCGGGTGTTTACAACGGATCATGGAAATATCACTGCATTTGCTCGTTTAAAGAAGAGCATTGAATGAACCAAAAAATTCTGAACACGGAGTAGATTTTATGACGCAAGAAATGTGAATGTCTCTATGTTTTTTGTACAGCGTCCCGTGTTCATGGATGGGGAGGCGACCACCGATTCAACTGAGACGTGAATTGGTGTCGAGGTGATAATTCGACGGGGAAAAAAAGCAGGTGGGAGCTCGGCAATTCAAATTATCGAGTTCAGGCTGCACAATACAAAACAATTGACTTTCAACGAAGCGTCCGTCCCAAGACTTTTCTTGTTTCGAGTGCATGGGCCAGCAGTAACACATTTCTGTGTTGAGTTTCAGTAACATCTTGACTCTTCTCTTACAAATGACAGCTAACTCTTAACTCTCTTCTTACAAACAGCCAACTGTCATATGTAAACTTCTCTTATTTCGTTTTCCATCGTTTTCTGAAATTAGACAACTCAAAAAAGTTCGCTCGAATCATTCCTAATCGGGCTCGCCGTGCTGGCGCGGACCCGGCCATACAAGTTTCGGCCGACCAACCTATTTGAGACGacagccaagaaggacgTACTAAAATACTAATCAAAAAGTCCGTCTACAAACGGCCCAAACCactggagaaaaaaaatgttaTTAAAAGTTATATGCCACACGATGGAGAATGATACCGCTCTCAGCTAGCAATCCGGTATCAATCCGGTATGACTCacgccaaagaaaaaacgaggCTGTCTGCATCTTGATGACAGCAAAAGTTGCGTTTTCTTTGAATACTTAAACTGGCCCTAAAccttcttttattttatttcttaaATTCACTACTCATACGATCCTTCTTATCCAGTTCAAGCTCAAGTCTTCTTGGAGTTTTTCAATTCGCGTTTGCCGAACTTGCAGCATTTACACTACATCACTACTCCGTCGATACCACAGAAACTTCTACACAATGGCACAAAGCAATGGCGCTACTGAGTTAGAATGGGTGACGGTCAAAACAACTCTACCAAAACCCTATCCTCCCATGTCAGAGCGGGAGCCTATCCGAACTGAGCGCCTCATCCTCCGGCCATACGCCGCCACAGACCTCAATGActttcatctcctccgcaTACAGCCCGAAGTCATGAAGTGGACATCACAGGGCAAGCCCGACACAGACCTAGCACAAACCGAAAAGGTCCTCGCAGACAGGCTACCGGGCACTGATGGTGAATCAGCCTACGAGTTCGCCATCTGCTGGGCAGAGACCGGCGAGATGATTGGCACAGGTGGCTCTCACATGCGGGTGGGAGAGCTCGGCTGGCCTGTCGTCGGCTACATGTTTCGATCCGAGTTCTGGGGCAAGGGCATCGCTACTGAAGTTATGAGCGCCATTCTCAAGGCTTACTGGGCACTTCCCCGAGAAGAGGTCGAGATCAAGGTGGAGAAGAGCACTGTTGAGGGCGAGAGCGAGCGACAGCCAGAGCGCATCACCGCGGTGACGCTGGATAGCAACGGGCCCAGTCAGAATGTATTGGGCAAACTTGGCTTTAAGCTGGTCAAGAaatgggaggaagaggagcctAACACGAAAGTGATGGAGCTCCTCTATGGATATGCCGTGCAAACGCCGAATGCCTAAGTAAGCATAAGGACGGTGTTGGAGATAACCATATTCGCATATTACACTTTGGAAGCCAAGCGTCTGCATAGTTTATGATTTAGCGATATAGATATGAGGGATAAAAGTAATACACTACTAAATGGCAACCAAAATAATAATTCATGGTATCCTGTACTTTTACAACGTGACATGCGAATGGAATTGATGAGGAGGGCGGAGAAGCGCCAGAAGTGACATTTGTTTGGCCGATCTTCCCCGTCTGGGCACACTTGCTTATTCTATGTAAATCAGAGAACAGACCAGCAAATTATGCACGAGTAGATGA contains these protein-coding regions:
- a CDS encoding BTB/POZ domain-containing protein, translating into MFSRRYETSSRSFSKGHKVTKSSSSFSKDSGITKKRHESRHRRPATASSATASEDTIMTSNLSSSVVTLVVGAEQRLFAAHENVLSSSPFFDNALRKLYTDPSAKRISLPDEEPEIFSSVLEYMYKGDYYPRLVHNKRRDSWELEAPGNDDDRRTAESTVYHRGVDGDLLKDTVIYCAAERYGLDELKKLALRKQGLQSGIQCSTILASARYAYANTPDSDSKLRAHYLALIIRSRSTFKRSGTMQLEMFNGGTPLFFDLFVALCNHVDDISSTQNTPRSTRHM
- a CDS encoding PCI domain-containing protein yields the protein MDELFKGFARAHAEQNGYLLAATLSPISPPENPQRLRSILKSSNSSRIKGDIKHLIKSNSSHQRGLDHEEIKGWVEVYAAYWNAVGDIVAGEDGKSTWTKVYESWKELTSILIRGYNNFGFEAWTIPCLYMIGKYLRLFAIKSDAERSRNLGDNSGGASLMQDDFDPETEKQGQLRDCEQHLKRIFTLCLNDRAPLEESRKWGIYFIINLLFKTYFKLNSASLSRTILKTLSAYRGDMPPLSAFPKSQRVTFKFYEGVLFFLEENYVEAEKHLVEAWELCNKDALPNLERILTYLIPCRLLTTHVLPTKALLEPFPRLQKLFLPLAQCIRSGDLRAFDLALQEGEDEFVKRRIYLTLERGRDIALRNLLRKVFIAGGFDELKEGETTPVRRTRVPVAEFRAAICMGSGGELVDTDEVECLIANMIYKDLMKGYIARERGIVVLSKKGAFPGTGV
- a CDS encoding ribosomal proteins 50S-L18Ae/60S-L20/60S-L18A domain-containing protein — protein: MQSGRLQEYEVIGRHLPTEANPTPAMYRMTIFAPNETVAKSRYWYFLRGLKKVKKATGEIVSIKAIHEKHPEKVKNFGIWLRYDSRSGTHNMYKEYRELTRTDAVESLYSDMAARHRARFRSIHILRVVEVEKTADIKRPYIKQLVSKNLKFPLPHRITKTSTQKLFSAKRPSTFA
- a CDS encoding acetyltransferase (GNAT) domain-containing protein, which encodes MAQSNGATELEWVTVKTTLPKPYPPMSEREPIRTERLILRPYAATDLNDFHLLRIQPEVMKWTSQGKPDTDLAQTEKVLADRLPGTDGESAYEFAICWAETGEMIGTGGSHMRVGELGWPVVGYMFRSEFWGKGIATEVMSAILKAYWALPREEVEIKVEKSTVEGESERQPERITAVTLDSNGPSQNVLGKLGFKLVKKWEEEEPNTKVMELLYGYAVQTPNA